A genome region from Cognatishimia activa includes the following:
- a CDS encoding restriction endonuclease codes for MFLAVAWDFGSYPTTTVICSFLVALAFDVHWANQRSSFLGTIETLPLLVAQNEGVLLRKLDQAIVTNDYGAIIADSTQSVLTEFRNSCGIAVNDNKITKINKIILFEAQRLKNERKNTGFDPEILPTDGFEFEHWVAEAFEKFGWQASVSSASGDQGIDVHLKKSGLKVGVQAKLYSKPVGNSAVQEALAGKVYFGLDRVGVLSNAGFTPSAKKLAQASDVVLMSPHEIPNADALLLAQA; via the coding sequence ATGTTCTTGGCAGTTGCTTGGGATTTTGGCAGCTATCCAACGACCACGGTAATTTGCAGTTTCTTGGTAGCGCTCGCTTTTGACGTGCATTGGGCAAATCAGCGATCCAGTTTTCTTGGCACCATTGAAACATTGCCTTTGTTGGTGGCCCAAAATGAAGGCGTTCTTCTGCGCAAGCTAGACCAAGCAATCGTCACGAACGACTATGGTGCCATCATCGCGGATAGCACGCAGTCCGTCCTTACTGAATTTCGGAATAGCTGCGGTATTGCTGTCAATGACAACAAGATAACCAAGATAAACAAAATCATCTTGTTTGAAGCCCAACGGCTAAAGAACGAACGCAAAAACACAGGGTTTGATCCTGAGATTTTGCCAACCGATGGCTTTGAATTCGAGCATTGGGTTGCAGAGGCTTTTGAAAAGTTCGGATGGCAAGCCAGTGTGTCCAGCGCGTCTGGAGATCAAGGGATCGACGTTCATCTTAAAAAATCGGGCTTGAAAGTGGGTGTGCAAGCAAAACTTTATTCAAAGCCTGTCGGCAACAGTGCTGTTCAAGAGGCGTTGGCTGGCAAGGTCTACTTTGGTTTGGATCGCGTTGGCGTATTGTCGAACGCTGGGTTTACACCAAGCGCCAAGAAATTGGCGCAGGCAAGCGATGTGGTTTTGATGAGCCCGCACGAAATCCCAAACGCGGACGCTTTACTGTTAGCTCAAGCGTAA
- a CDS encoding MarR family winged helix-turn-helix transcriptional regulator, whose translation MTEQIQAFELAAYIPYKLTLAAEKLSTEFSARYRDKFGITIAEWRVLVHVSDAGSVSIRDIHQRVHLDKVTASRAASKLVKAGILIKDKNEMDRRLVALTLSKQGEEVMQEILAIAVQFQNQISELLSTDADSFIGALDRILDVDLDTEYSEP comes from the coding sequence ATGACAGAGCAAATACAAGCATTCGAACTTGCAGCCTACATTCCATATAAACTGACTTTGGCGGCTGAAAAGCTGAGCACCGAATTTTCCGCGAGGTATCGTGATAAGTTTGGGATCACCATTGCCGAATGGAGGGTGCTGGTTCACGTTTCCGATGCCGGGTCGGTTTCCATTCGGGACATTCATCAACGTGTGCATTTAGACAAGGTCACTGCGAGCAGGGCGGCTTCAAAATTGGTGAAGGCAGGTATCTTAATAAAAGACAAAAATGAAATGGACCGTCGCCTGGTTGCACTAACGCTTTCGAAGCAAGGCGAAGAAGTAATGCAGGAAATTCTGGCTATTGCGGTCCAATTTCAAAACCAAATTTCCGAGTTGCTGAGCACCGATGCGGACAGTTTCATTGGCGCATTGGATCGTATTTTAGATGTGGATCTGGATACGGAATATTCCGAGCCTTAG
- a CDS encoding tyrosine-type recombinase/integrase, producing the protein MGHSLNKLSATFIKSAPVGKHSDGGGLWLHKRPDGGSQWFLRVSVHGRRREMGLGSPPTISLKHARQEAQRWRSFAKSGVDPIKQREKERREAERNLHILSDVASDCFEARKAELKGDGKAGRWFSPLELHVLPKLGRIPIAEIDQRDIRDALAPIWHEKVETAKKALNRLSICMHHGAALGLDVDLQAADKAKALLGAQRKKVKHTPFMRWQDVPEFYASLDGDTVTHLALKLLILTVGTRTRPLRFLRLDQIDSDVWTVAADDMKGRIGTTNDFRVPLSTQALDLICRAEPMARDGYLFPSQRKGVISDATMSRLMDRRGLEARPHGFRSSFRTWCAEQTDTPREVAEACLAHVTGTAVERAYRRTDYLDQRRRIMQRWADHVTGSA; encoded by the coding sequence ATGGGGCACTCCCTGAACAAACTGTCGGCAACATTTATTAAATCAGCACCCGTCGGGAAACACTCCGACGGAGGTGGGCTTTGGCTACACAAAAGACCAGACGGCGGATCACAATGGTTCTTAAGGGTCAGCGTTCACGGCAGGAGGCGCGAGATGGGCTTGGGTTCGCCGCCGACTATTTCGCTAAAGCATGCGCGGCAAGAGGCTCAGCGGTGGCGCAGTTTTGCGAAGTCTGGTGTTGATCCCATCAAACAGCGAGAAAAGGAGCGTCGGGAAGCGGAGCGCAATCTCCACATCCTGTCAGATGTGGCCAGTGATTGCTTTGAAGCGCGCAAGGCGGAATTAAAGGGAGATGGCAAGGCAGGGCGTTGGTTCTCGCCTCTCGAATTGCATGTTCTACCGAAACTTGGCCGGATACCGATTGCCGAAATTGACCAGCGAGACATCCGCGATGCCTTAGCACCAATCTGGCATGAAAAGGTGGAAACCGCCAAGAAAGCACTTAATCGCTTGTCCATTTGTATGCACCACGGCGCTGCCTTAGGTTTGGATGTCGATCTACAAGCTGCGGACAAAGCCAAAGCACTGCTGGGTGCCCAGCGAAAAAAGGTGAAACATACCCCGTTCATGCGATGGCAAGACGTCCCGGAGTTCTATGCCAGCTTGGACGGCGACACAGTGACCCATTTGGCGCTCAAACTGCTAATCCTAACTGTAGGCACTCGCACGCGACCGCTACGATTTTTGCGTTTAGACCAAATTGATAGCGACGTATGGACAGTTGCAGCGGACGACATGAAGGGACGCATCGGTACAACAAACGATTTTCGAGTTCCGCTATCAACGCAAGCACTAGACCTTATTTGCAGAGCCGAACCAATGGCGCGAGATGGCTATTTGTTTCCGAGCCAGCGGAAAGGCGTGATATCAGATGCCACGATGTCCCGACTAATGGATCGCCGAGGCTTGGAGGCCAGACCTCATGGTTTTCGATCCAGCTTTAGGACATGGTGCGCAGAACAAACCGATACGCCAAGAGAGGTTGCAGAAGCCTGCTTGGCGCACGTTACGGGCACGGCGGTTGAACGTGCCTACCGCCGAACTGACTATCTCGACCAACGGCGCCGCATTATGCAACGCTGGGCAGACCACGTAACGGGTTCGGCTTGA
- a CDS encoding helix-turn-helix domain-containing protein — MDQQADIRKKFGNRIRTLRTEKGFSQEAFADECGLDRSYMGGVERGQRNIALVNIEKISQALGMSLSELFIL; from the coding sequence GTGGATCAACAGGCTGACATAAGGAAGAAATTCGGTAATCGCATCAGGACACTTCGGACCGAAAAAGGCTTTTCCCAAGAAGCGTTCGCGGACGAGTGTGGCTTGGATCGCAGTTACATGGGTGGTGTTGAGCGAGGTCAGCGCAACATCGCGTTAGTTAACATTGAGAAAATCTCGCAGGCGCTTGGCATGAGCCTCTCCGAACTGTTTATTCTTTAG
- a CDS encoding helix-turn-helix transcriptional regulator, translating to MTMKPVETTGNIYMVYLSSNQVQERYQISRSSLYRWQDEPSIGFPRPVKVGHRILWRDSDLDAFDARLAGASLTNSQGEPAE from the coding sequence ATGACCATGAAACCAGTTGAAACAACTGGGAACATTTACATGGTCTACCTTTCAAGCAACCAAGTCCAAGAGCGCTACCAGATTAGCCGCTCGTCTCTTTATAGGTGGCAGGACGAGCCGAGCATTGGCTTTCCTCGCCCTGTTAAAGTTGGTCATCGTATCCTTTGGCGCGACTCTGATCTAGATGCCTTCGATGCCCGCTTGGCGGGCGCTTCCCTTACAAACTCACAAGGTGAACCCGCTGAATAA
- a CDS encoding phage/plasmid primase, P4 family, which yields MNLPPRFILYRRTWDAQNGKWQKIPCDEYGRNINAHDPKNWRGHADVVPFAKWDETRPDKPYGIGWVLNGEGYFFIDIDDGKDTTGAWKPDVEKLFLGFAGALGELSTSGNGLHIIGRCDPSRLQVLRNKWNGDREFYTDKRFVALSKDGLVPIKYEANDRDWTDHLLHVVPHREKDTGSLREGRDGGYDGPEDDNELLELMLKSCSASAAFGGVRFSDLWRANGCKLGAKYPDDKRAFDHSAADAALAQHLAFWTGRDAQRMERLFRRSGLMRDKWESRPDYRARTIRNAIKLCKSVYSKPKTTADENPVLHPDMSHDELAIHIFKQFWAGEMLYIPEEDRWVEWNGQRWARATTKNDQITRLRRDLRRIPDSGDTSKRKRLGDQKTVMAVNAFMKTNEGATRRLLKWDEDPFLLGTPRCIVDLKTGQIRPRRHDDYLLCSTKFDPSPVASEPVVWLEFLNSISEGNTEVIEFLQRLSGYAATGSTKEHKLFFAYGAGRNGKSTWLNTLVEIFSNEYARVISPKLLLDKKTEQHATDLAYLSNARLARASEIPVGKSWDEVLVKQITGGDPITARYMRQDNFTFKPQCTLIVDANNAPSIRGIDEAMRRRMCVIPFKVTIPVEEVDPNLSDKLLEEGPAILRWIITGAVNWHRDGLKIPKVVQASTTDYLEAEDTLGTFLKERFSDDPNGRVCNLELHSMFQTFLMSQGLGTWSKASLSKEMKKRGYQSYRSGSERGFKGLRPNRGLPSASFP from the coding sequence ATGAACTTACCACCGCGTTTTATCCTATATCGACGAACTTGGGACGCTCAAAACGGCAAATGGCAGAAGATCCCGTGTGATGAGTATGGCCGAAACATAAATGCGCATGATCCTAAGAATTGGCGTGGCCATGCAGACGTTGTCCCATTTGCCAAATGGGACGAAACACGGCCAGACAAACCTTATGGAATTGGCTGGGTGTTAAATGGGGAAGGATACTTTTTCATCGACATTGACGATGGAAAGGACACTACAGGCGCATGGAAACCCGACGTAGAAAAGCTATTCCTCGGTTTCGCGGGCGCGCTAGGGGAACTCTCAACAAGCGGTAACGGTCTGCACATCATTGGTCGTTGTGACCCGTCCCGCCTACAAGTCCTTCGCAACAAGTGGAATGGAGACCGTGAGTTTTACACCGACAAACGATTTGTTGCGTTGTCCAAAGACGGGCTTGTGCCTATCAAATACGAAGCAAACGACCGCGACTGGACCGATCATTTACTTCATGTGGTGCCACATAGGGAGAAGGACACGGGTTCGCTTCGAGAAGGACGTGACGGTGGCTACGACGGCCCCGAAGATGATAACGAACTGCTTGAATTGATGCTCAAGTCTTGCTCGGCAAGTGCGGCGTTTGGCGGCGTTAGATTCAGTGATCTTTGGCGCGCCAATGGTTGCAAACTAGGTGCAAAGTACCCCGATGATAAACGCGCGTTCGATCATAGTGCGGCAGACGCAGCGCTAGCACAGCATCTTGCATTTTGGACAGGCCGAGACGCCCAGCGCATGGAACGCCTATTTCGGCGTTCAGGTTTGATGCGTGACAAGTGGGAAAGCCGCCCGGACTACAGGGCAAGAACGATACGAAACGCAATCAAATTGTGTAAGAGCGTTTACTCAAAGCCGAAAACAACGGCTGACGAGAACCCCGTACTGCATCCAGACATGAGTCATGATGAATTGGCGATACATATTTTCAAACAGTTTTGGGCAGGCGAAATGCTATATATCCCTGAGGAAGACCGCTGGGTTGAATGGAACGGGCAGCGTTGGGCGCGGGCAACAACCAAAAATGACCAAATCACAAGGTTGCGCCGTGACCTTCGCCGTATTCCCGATTCCGGTGACACATCCAAGCGCAAGCGCCTTGGCGACCAAAAGACGGTGATGGCGGTCAATGCGTTTATGAAAACAAATGAAGGTGCAACACGACGCCTCTTAAAATGGGACGAAGACCCTTTTCTGCTCGGCACACCGAGATGCATAGTTGATTTGAAGACTGGCCAAATCAGACCACGTCGACATGACGATTACCTCCTTTGCTCAACAAAATTCGACCCTTCCCCCGTAGCGTCCGAACCTGTGGTTTGGTTGGAATTCCTCAATTCGATCAGCGAGGGCAACACTGAGGTTATTGAGTTTCTGCAAAGGTTGAGCGGGTACGCTGCGACAGGTTCAACGAAAGAACACAAGCTGTTCTTTGCCTATGGCGCTGGGCGGAATGGGAAAAGCACATGGCTTAACACGCTAGTGGAAATTTTCTCCAATGAATATGCGCGGGTCATTTCGCCCAAGCTACTACTGGACAAGAAGACAGAACAACACGCTACAGATTTGGCTTATTTATCCAACGCACGTCTTGCCCGCGCTTCGGAAATACCAGTTGGTAAAAGTTGGGACGAAGTCTTGGTCAAGCAAATCACCGGGGGTGACCCCATCACAGCGCGATACATGCGACAAGATAACTTTACGTTCAAGCCGCAATGCACTTTGATCGTCGATGCAAACAACGCCCCATCAATTCGCGGCATTGATGAAGCAATGCGACGTCGCATGTGTGTCATCCCATTCAAGGTTACGATACCGGTTGAAGAAGTCGATCCCAACTTGAGTGACAAACTGCTCGAAGAGGGCCCTGCTATCTTGAGGTGGATTATCACAGGGGCCGTTAACTGGCATAGAGACGGCCTGAAAATTCCCAAGGTCGTTCAAGCGTCAACAACCGATTATCTCGAAGCCGAAGACACCTTGGGCACCTTCTTGAAGGAACGATTTTCTGACGATCCCAACGGACGTGTGTGCAACCTTGAACTGCACAGCATGTTCCAAACATTTCTTATGTCACAGGGCTTGGGCACATGGTCGAAGGCATCCCTTAGCAAAGAAATGAAGAAACGTGGTTATCAGAGCTATAGGTCCGGTAGCGAACGTGGATTTAAGGGGTTAAGACCCAATAGAGGCCTGCCCAGCGCCTCATTTCCATGA
- a CDS encoding MBL fold metallo-hydrolase codes for MAKAFASQGDMSEKKTSFTQIGEGLYAFTAEGDPNSGVIIGDDSVMIVEAQATPRLAQKVIDCVRTVTDKPISHVVLTHYHAVRVLGASAFGAAQIIMSDKARAMVVERGQQDWDSEFQRFPRLFEGHESIPGLTWPTTTFSDEMTVYLGNRKVVINQIGRAHTAGDSVIWVPDGQTMFTGDIVEKHSACYCGDGHFADWGKTLDRVKAYDPQFIAPGRGDALVGRTAVEEAIELTRDFVDSTFQPAAKVAARGGSLKDAWDAVRAECDPKFKDYAIYEHCLPFNVARAYDEARGIDTPRVWTAERDLEMWEALQGGA; via the coding sequence ATGGCAAAAGCATTCGCTAGCCAGGGCGATATGTCCGAAAAGAAGACCTCTTTCACTCAGATTGGAGAAGGTCTTTATGCGTTCACTGCGGAAGGTGATCCAAATTCCGGCGTGATCATAGGTGATGACAGCGTCATGATTGTTGAGGCGCAAGCAACTCCGCGCCTTGCTCAAAAGGTCATAGATTGTGTGCGCACAGTTACGGACAAGCCTATTAGTCACGTTGTGTTGACGCACTATCATGCTGTGCGGGTTCTTGGCGCAAGCGCATTTGGCGCAGCTCAAATCATCATGTCAGACAAAGCGCGGGCCATGGTTGTCGAACGAGGGCAGCAAGATTGGGACAGCGAGTTTCAACGTTTTCCACGCCTCTTCGAAGGGCATGAGAGCATTCCGGGACTGACGTGGCCTACGACAACGTTCAGTGATGAAATGACGGTATATCTCGGTAATCGAAAAGTGGTGATCAATCAGATCGGCCGAGCTCATACAGCCGGAGATAGCGTGATTTGGGTTCCCGATGGCCAGACGATGTTCACGGGAGATATCGTTGAAAAGCACTCCGCGTGTTATTGTGGCGATGGCCATTTCGCAGATTGGGGCAAAACTCTTGATCGGGTGAAAGCTTACGACCCGCAATTCATTGCACCAGGTCGTGGTGATGCGCTGGTTGGTCGTACGGCCGTAGAAGAGGCGATCGAGCTCACCCGAGATTTTGTAGACTCAACATTCCAGCCAGCGGCAAAGGTTGCAGCTCGGGGGGGATCTTTGAAAGATGCATGGGATGCGGTTCGGGCTGAATGTGATCCTAAGTTCAAAGACTATGCCATTTACGAGCACTGCCTGCCTTTCAACGTTGCTCGCGCATACGACGAAGCGCGGGGCATCGACACACCGCGGGTGTGGACGGCTGAGCGCGATCTTGAAATGTGGGAAGCCCTTCAAGGGGGCGCATAG